In Cydia pomonella isolate Wapato2018A chromosome 27, ilCydPomo1, whole genome shotgun sequence, a single genomic region encodes these proteins:
- the LOC133532794 gene encoding uncharacterized protein LOC133532794 isoform X1, translated as MQTPNSKPNFEVSRDKKVCCVKDCPAKDAEDVTYFSLPVNVERRLQWLKLIGITELYNELHNPRDPAVCSIHFEESQITVLKQALPTAIPTRHVPRKRKGESIFSSNTASQTDFSSSEEDDDDDGCEINNDNEKVIVYKRIKPNRKMFVCSEIDCDDRRFYDDEIDEEPSFSLCYSENEPRDSIALGNRKIFAFYEDGNTEVSENNMNDTLPTDEVTSKCNMPNNVRNNILPVITNVVSLQNPILIFEKFLKWRHRTIDRQKGPKYDKDFKIFALNLHTINTRAYRMLMDTWQLPKEKELKDIQLKIGPRLDEQMMILLEQKFKLLSNKAKFCTLGLYAMPLKPHFYYDPANDDIIGVHNVNGDKKNMAATYALIAMIRGLMVPWHQPLAYSFFSTMTEVDDIELFLRDIIGKLKKLGLKVLGVVMGSDDFFWKYCRSKHFISVTKPYLRIGTSKLYVVFDILHVLNMFKEEFLESDYMFENEKISGNYVKLVYDMDKEKGGRMLSKLTDEHMKVGKEEKNVEYSLQVFSKAVCGAISFYKDHGLIDEEVTPTVNFIKKINEVFDVLISEGKNKDKTKLATAQNKALDNGLSVFKKLAKVIDFDTDSAIQDADSIKYFLVSFKSLCFISCVLKDAHQNGMIQSRFCNLDPMLQFIKLIKKDANTNKPSAIKFTGCFSKLFIKYLVDLTPAPKSIGNMDNFLKMADSVKDCYEVYCGDRIRLKDNDYRFTLPDTYAIIYVSSYLLFKCSMFHTCKVFVEFMKRMVDLNKTKVYVHFENYNTEAAFYGKLKLPPIELPAYVERLDKYFVTCFNDYFHTNPAEMIFRALKNVPSWKMPCPCFPNEYMLKLFVRTRMYETILHNTKCLKNVSFDPPYSLEAKQL; from the coding sequence gcGACTGCAATGGCTAAAGCTTATCGGAATAACAGAGTTATATAATGAATTACATAATCCAAGGGACCCTGCAGTGTGCTCAATCCATTTTGAGGAAAGCCAAATAACTGTTCTTAAACAAGCTCTACCTACAGCTATTCCTACTAGACATGTCCCAAGAAAACGAAAGGGTGAATCCATTTTTAGTTCAAATACCGCATCACAGACAGACTTCTCAAGTAGtgaagaagatgatgatgatgatggttgtgaaattaataatgataatgaaaaagtaatagtttataaaaGAATCAAACCAAATAGAAAAATGTTTGTCTGTTCTGAAATTGATTGTGATGATAGGCGATTTTATGATGATGAAATTGATGAAGAGCCATCGTTTTCATTATGCTATAGTGAGAATGAACCAAGAGACAGTATTGCTTTAggtaatagaaaaatatttgcCTTTTATGAAGATGGAAATACTGAAGTAAGtgaaaataatatgaatgaTACACTACCCACCGATGAAGTTACATCTAAATGTAATATGCCAAATAATGTCAGGAATAACATTTTACCTGTAATAACTAATGTTGTTAGTTTACAAAACCCAATATTAATCTTTGAAAAATTCTTAAAATGGCGACACAGAACAATCGACAGACAGAAGGGGCCAAAATATGATAAGGactttaaaatatttgcatTAAATCTACATACGATCAACACGAGAGCTTACAGAATGTTGATGGATACCTGGCAACTACCAAAAGAAAAAGAGTTGAAGGATATACAGCTAAAGATAGGGCCAAGATTAGATGAACAAATGATGATATTGCTGGAGCAAAAGTTTAAATTGCTGTCAAACAAAGCAAAGTTTTGCACATTAGGACTTTATGCTATGCCTTTAAAGCCTCATTTCTATTACGATCCTGCTAACGATGATATAATAGGAGTGCATAATGTTAAtggtgacaaaaaaaacatggcaGCTACATATGCTTTAATAGCAATGATTAGAGGATTAATGGTGCCTTGGCATCAGCCTTTAGCATATTCGTTCTTCTCAACCATGACAGAAGTTGATGATATTGAACTATTCCTAAGGGACATTATTGGGAAACTGAAGAAACTAGGTCTGAAAGTATTGGGGGTTGTGATGGGATCCGATGATTTCTTTTGGAAGTATTGTAGATCAAAACACTTTATTTCAGTCACGAAGCCTTATCTGAGGATCGGGACAAGCAAGCTGTATGTCGTCTTCGACATCCTGCATGTCTTGAACATGTTCAAAGAAGAATTTTTGGAGAGTGACTATATGTTTGAGAATGAAAAGATCTCCGGAAATTATGTCAAGCTGGTTTATGATATGGATAAAGAAAAAGGAGGCAGAATGTTGTCTAAATTGACTGATGAACATATGAAAGTTGGTAAGGAAgagaaaaatgttgaatattcTCTTCAAGTTTTTAGTAAAGCAGTCTGCGGAGCAATATCCTTTTATAAAGACCATGGGTTGATAGATGAAGAAGTAACACCAACTGTAAACTTTATAAAGAAAATCAACGAGGTTTTCGACGTGTTAATTAGTGAAGGTAAAAATAAGGATAAGACGAAATTGGCCACAGCACAAAATAAAGCGCTTGATAATGGTTTATCTGTATTCAAAAAGCTAGCTAAAGTAATAGATTTTGACACCGACAGTGCTATTCAAGACGCCGACAGCATAAAATACTTTCTAGTTTCATTTAAGTCTCTATGTTTCATATCTTGTGTTTTAAAAGATGCACATCAAAATGGTATGATTCAATCCAGATTCTGTAACTTAGACCCGATGCTTCAATtcattaagttaataaaaaaagacgcTAATACAAATAAGCCGTCTGCAATTAAATTCACGGGATGTTTTTCAAAATTGTTCATCAAATACTTGGTAGATTTGACACCCGCGCCAAAATCCATAGGCAATATGgataactttttaaaaatgGCTGACAGCGTGAAGGATTGCTATGAAGTTTATTGCGGGGATCGAATTCGTTTAAAAGATAACGATTACAGATTTACATTGCCGGATACATATGCTATTATCTACGTTTCAAGCTATTTACTGTTTAAATGCTCGATGTTTCATACGTGTAAAGTATTTGTGGAATTCATGAAACGTATGgttgatttaaataaaacaaaagtataCGTGCATTTCGAAAACTATAACACAGAGGCGGCTTTTTATGGGAAATTAAAATTACCTCCGATCGAGTTGCCAGCATATGTGGAAAGAttagataaatattttgtaacgtGTTTTAACGATTATTTTCATACGAATCCAGCAGAAATGATATTTCGAGCACTAAAAAACGTGCCTTCCTGGAAGATGCCGTGTCCATGCTTTCCAAATGAATATATGCTCAAACTTTTTGTACGGACAAGAATGTATGAAACGATTCTTCACAATactaaatgtttaaaaaacgtATCGTTCGATCCTCCTTATAGCTTGGAAGCTAAACAGTTGtga